The proteins below are encoded in one region of Planctopirus limnophila DSM 3776:
- the eboE gene encoding metabolite traffic protein EboE, with protein MTFPLLPLSYCTNVHPAQTLAEVIQGLDTFALPIRQASGGELAVGLWLQATIIDELLATPQALEELRAALSSRNLICYTLNAFPYGNFHSERVKDQVYLPNWSSPQRYDYTLNCARILAALLPEDLQGSLSTLPLAFKPHEPTGDFTSICIRQLLDLAMALDDLHDSTGRLIRLAIEPEPLCLLETTDEAIAFFEQLFRQAEEKGVLSQARTHLGLCYDVCHQAVEFEPADQAIHAIERAGIRINKVHLSCAIDARQPLTPEVQAALKSYIEPRYLHQTIARCISGDRQESGFIRQVDLTEEFLAAPPLEFQQAESWRVHYHVPISEVSIGPLFTTRPDLEAALKAVEALPYAPHLEVETYTWNVLPGQPRTEAIIAGLGKELETARGLVGM; from the coding sequence ATGACCTTTCCACTTTTGCCCCTCAGCTATTGCACCAATGTTCATCCGGCTCAGACTCTCGCTGAAGTGATTCAAGGTCTTGATACCTTCGCCCTTCCTATTCGCCAGGCCAGTGGTGGCGAACTCGCCGTCGGCTTATGGCTGCAAGCCACCATCATCGATGAGTTACTCGCTACGCCCCAGGCTCTCGAAGAACTTCGCGCGGCGCTTTCCTCACGAAATCTCATCTGCTACACACTCAATGCCTTCCCTTACGGAAACTTTCACTCCGAGCGCGTCAAAGATCAGGTCTATCTTCCCAACTGGTCGTCTCCGCAGCGGTACGATTACACCTTGAATTGTGCCCGCATTCTTGCGGCACTGCTCCCCGAAGATCTGCAAGGGAGCCTGTCAACATTGCCACTCGCGTTCAAGCCGCATGAACCCACGGGTGATTTTACGAGCATTTGTATTCGTCAATTACTCGATCTGGCCATGGCCCTCGATGACCTGCATGATTCCACTGGCCGCCTGATTCGGCTGGCGATTGAACCTGAACCACTCTGCCTGCTGGAAACGACCGATGAGGCGATTGCCTTTTTCGAGCAGTTGTTTCGTCAGGCGGAAGAGAAGGGCGTGCTCTCTCAGGCCAGAACGCATCTGGGGCTGTGCTACGACGTCTGCCATCAGGCGGTTGAATTCGAACCAGCCGATCAGGCCATTCATGCCATTGAACGAGCCGGTATTCGCATCAACAAGGTTCACTTAAGCTGCGCCATCGATGCGAGGCAACCCCTCACCCCCGAAGTTCAGGCGGCTCTTAAAAGCTATATCGAGCCGCGTTACCTGCACCAGACGATCGCCCGCTGCATCTCGGGCGACCGGCAGGAGAGTGGCTTCATTCGCCAGGTCGATCTGACGGAAGAATTTCTGGCAGCACCACCACTCGAATTCCAGCAGGCCGAGAGTTGGCGCGTGCATTACCATGTGCCCATCTCGGAAGTTTCGATTGGCCCGCTCTTCACGACGAGGCCGGATCTTGAAGCGGCTCTTAAAGCCGTCGAGGCTCTTCCCTACGCCCCGCACTTGGAAGTGGAAACCTACACCTGGAATGTCCTCCCGGGACAACCCCGCACGGAAGCGAT
- a CDS encoding DMT family transporter: MPYLLFLLICTVWGGSFILMKKANPVLEAITIGGWRVAGGAIALGLIFWWLGPSRTLRRKHLGALVIVTFLGFTWPYVVQPWLVERNGSFIVGGSVSLNPLMTIFIAIPLLGVWPTQRQFWGVLAALSFLIVLFAGEIHKNLPLLDLAVLISVPLGYAFSNVIIRRTMKDANPLELTLVALAAAAIILLPLAWFTESAAPDATRIDWITAIGAVAILGVAGTGLAMYGFNILIRDQGPLFAGMVTNLVPLWAFYWAWLDGEPLTLLQLVCVVGVLGSVLVVQYRAAGAKTPAHPPVAAPAIPPLEVTDEATELVTVRSVPTNTLAPAREQIAAGGENG, encoded by the coding sequence GTGCCTTATCTGCTGTTTCTACTGATCTGCACTGTGTGGGGGGGCAGCTTCATCCTGATGAAGAAGGCCAATCCTGTCCTCGAAGCGATCACGATTGGTGGTTGGCGTGTGGCGGGTGGTGCCATCGCACTGGGGTTGATTTTCTGGTGGCTCGGCCCATCTCGAACGCTTCGGAGAAAACATCTGGGGGCACTGGTCATTGTGACCTTTCTCGGATTCACCTGGCCTTATGTGGTGCAGCCGTGGCTGGTCGAGCGGAATGGCAGTTTTATCGTGGGTGGGAGTGTGAGCCTCAATCCACTGATGACGATCTTCATTGCCATACCACTTCTGGGTGTCTGGCCCACCCAGCGGCAATTCTGGGGTGTGCTGGCTGCTCTTTCGTTTCTCATTGTGCTCTTCGCTGGCGAGATTCATAAGAACCTGCCACTGCTCGACCTGGCTGTACTGATTTCAGTCCCCTTAGGTTACGCCTTCTCGAATGTCATCATTCGCCGCACGATGAAGGATGCGAATCCTCTCGAATTGACACTGGTCGCACTGGCTGCCGCTGCAATCATCCTGTTGCCACTTGCCTGGTTCACCGAATCTGCGGCCCCGGATGCCACCCGGATCGACTGGATCACCGCGATTGGTGCTGTGGCGATCCTCGGTGTCGCAGGAACGGGATTGGCCATGTATGGCTTTAACATTCTCATTCGCGATCAAGGCCCGCTGTTTGCCGGGATGGTGACGAACCTCGTACCACTCTGGGCCTTTTACTGGGCCTGGCTCGATGGAGAACCACTCACTTTGTTGCAACTGGTCTGTGTGGTTGGTGTGCTGGGCTCGGTTCTCGTCGTGCAGTATCGCGCTGCTGGTGCGAAGACACCTGCTCACCCTCCGGTTGCGGCACCCGCCATCCCTCCACTCGAAGTCACAGACGAAGCAACAGAACTGGTCACAGTCCGCAGCGTACCGACCAACACGCTGGCCCCCGCGCGGGAGCAGATTGCGGCTGGTGGCGAAAATGGCTGA
- a CDS encoding helix-turn-helix domain-containing protein, with protein MTIHSQFRLRGKNKDSYLELILDFPLASIRSDAHLVEAQKVIDGLLARERLNEGEATYLDALSDLVETYEDEHHAIAPATDADLLQQLLEAKGLSQAQLSREAGLPRSTISEVLKGKRRFSRQMIHKLAAYFQIDAAVLAVNI; from the coding sequence ATGACGATCCATTCACAGTTTCGTCTCAGAGGGAAGAACAAAGATTCTTATCTGGAGCTGATTCTGGATTTTCCCCTGGCTTCGATCCGAAGTGATGCACATCTGGTTGAAGCACAAAAAGTGATCGATGGCCTCTTGGCCCGCGAACGTCTTAACGAGGGTGAAGCGACTTACCTCGACGCACTGAGTGATCTTGTGGAGACCTACGAAGACGAGCATCATGCCATCGCTCCTGCTACTGATGCCGATCTGCTCCAGCAGCTTCTTGAGGCGAAAGGATTATCTCAGGCACAGCTCAGTCGAGAAGCGGGTCTGCCCAGATCAACGATCTCCGAAGTGCTCAAAGGGAAAAGACGATTCAGCCGACAGATGATCCACAAGCTGGCCGCCTACTTTCAGATCGACGCTGCCGTGCTGGCGGTTAACATCTAG
- a CDS encoding VOC family protein, with amino-acid sequence MRPNPGCWFEIYVDDLDRATAFYQTVLGTKLDKLASPVDNLQMMTFPMSMDGPGASGALCKMEGMSAGGNSTMIYFSCEDCAVEAGRIEAAGGKLMMPKTSIGMYGFIATGIDTEGNAFGLHTAPSF; translated from the coding sequence GTGCGTCCAAATCCTGGTTGCTGGTTTGAAATTTATGTCGATGATCTCGACCGCGCGACGGCTTTTTATCAGACCGTCCTCGGAACAAAGCTCGATAAGCTGGCCAGCCCGGTCGACAATCTGCAGATGATGACCTTTCCCATGTCGATGGACGGCCCGGGAGCCTCTGGGGCTTTATGCAAAATGGAAGGGATGTCAGCCGGGGGAAACAGCACAATGATCTACTTCAGTTGCGAAGACTGCGCTGTCGAAGCCGGTCGCATTGAAGCCGCCGGTGGCAAGCTGATGATGCCCAAAACATCCATCGGCATGTACGGCTTTATCGCCACAGGGATCGATACCGAAGGGAACGCCTTCGGTCTGCATACCGCCCCCTCGTTCTAA